In the Naumovozyma dairenensis CBS 421 chromosome 4, complete genome genome, one interval contains:
- the COG7 gene encoding Golgi transport complex subunit COG7 (similar to Saccharomyces cerevisiae COG7 (YGL005C); ancestral locus Anc_4.118), with product MSQENKKEASTSQDDELLEMFFDEGFVPQAYIDIFISTLNANKPNQIQTASSALLARLDFYTKYLTKELETTIWDLEKLSEALPATLSSNWPAIEDHDPTSFGASKLEYYIDTLGSAVRGLETDMDKVDSKLDALNSNYEKNSNNLMQKLKGLETIKSRLNNVLQTFNELKIILDISSDEKDKDVNRRKIATTSLDDFTISLRTLEDTIISALNESLDSEKSNEINDELLKRIDQLNDLLPLFNGFDKFNTVYSQFSTNIKHGVKEYLSTKDIDAELGS from the coding sequence ATGAGCCAAGAGAATAAAAAGGAAGCATCAACATCTCAAGATGACGAACTCTTAGAGATGTTCTTCGATGAAGGTTTTGTTCCACAAGCATACATAGATATATTCATATCCACACTGAATGCCAACAAACCCAACCAAATACAAACAGCATCATCAGCATTATTAGCAAGGTTAGATTTCTACACAAAGTACCTAACTAAGGAATTGGAAACAACTATCTGGGAccttgaaaaattatcagaAGCACTACCTGCAACTTTGAGCAGCAATTGGCCAGCAATTGAAGATCATGATCCTACTTCATTTGGTGCCTCGAAAttggaatattatatagatACATTAGGCAGTGCAGTGCGAGGACTAGAAACAGATATGGATAAAGTTGATAGTAAATTAGATGCCCTAAATTCAAActatgaaaaaaatagtaataatttGATGCAAAAATTGAAGGGCTTAGAAACTATAAAATCAAGATTAAATAATGTATTACAAACATTTAATGAGTTGAAGATTATTTTAGATATATCGTCAGATGAGAAAGATAAGGACGTTAATCGGAGAAAAATAGCGACCACGTCACTTGATGATTTTACGATATCCTTAAGAACATTAGAAGATACAATTATTAGTGCACTGAATGAATCGTTAGATAGTGAGAAGTCAAATGAGATAAATGATGAACTTCTGAAAAGAATTGAccaattgaatgatttacTCCCATTGTTTAACGGATTCGATAAATTTAATACAGTCTACTCTCAATTCTCTACCAATATTAAACACGGAgttaaagaatatttaagTACGAAGGATATTGACGCTGAACTTGGTTCATAa
- the RPN14 gene encoding Rpn14p (similar to Saccharomyces cerevisiae RPN14 (YGL004C); ancestral locus Anc_4.119), whose translation MTNMKHTIPVFHIQPDFHEVIEDLQNPPRTDDKRNQTAVDEDAFYINMDRTLNEVKEYRIRVSNKGTRFQPVHDRQNTFNHSSQNGRLYNAELDGQQSEFLIPDWTWQNNIDYQPSILNNKTFTSIDVIQNNSAVKFAVGDNVGNISVFDDTMNLTCQLDDAHFDEISNLKIFPSGEVLLSASIDMQLKIWSLKDGSNPRTFLGHKGKVTDTVLIERGRNFLSSSRDGSIRLWECSTGTTIRTFTRKENPNDAILSMGLLSNDNPLTNEPASMNGNSLDFGTKGKTVISSHKSGVLTLHDVFTKESLLQMPSIFMEPCNSVIVNPQDNNYVYAGYENGSILIWDIRSNTVPLEEVVINKGIAINALKYYDNKLAISSGTDTSLLLDLDSSGSQFQNYIPTFLVNDDCQVTSFATDSKKIYIVGNNSFWASFKL comes from the coding sequence ATGACAAATATGAAACACACAATTCCTGTATTCCATATCCAGCCTGATTTCCACGAAGTGATTGAAGACTTACAGAATCCTCCAAGAACTGATGATAAGCGCAACCAAACTGCAGTCGATGAAGATGCAttctatataaatatgGATAGGACTTTGAATGAAGTGAAAGAATACAGAATTAGAGTCAGCAATAAGGGCACGAGATTCCAACCAGTGCATGATCGACAGAACACCTTCAATCATTCTTCGCAGAATGGTAGATTATATAACGCCGAGTTAGATGGGCAACAATCTGAATTCTTAATACCAGATTGGACTTGGCAAAATAACATTGATTATCAACCTAGTATACTTAATAATAAGACATTCACCTCCATCGACGTGATCCAAAATAATTCGGCAGTGAAATTCGCTGTAGGGGATAATGTGGGTAATATATCGGTATTTGATGATACAATGAATCTAACCTGTCAATTAGATGATGCCCATTTTGATGAAATCTcgaatttaaagatattcCCAAGCGGTgaagtattattatctgcTTCCATTGATAtgcaattgaaaatatggTCTTTAAAAGATGGATCAAATCCTAGAACTTTCCTTGGTCATAAGGGGAAAGTTACAGACACAGTTTTGATTGAAAGAGGTAGAAACttcttatcatcatcacgAGATGGATCCATTAGATTATGGGAATGTAGCACTGGTACCACGATAAGAACATTTacaagaaaggaaaatcCAAATGATGCAATTCTTTCCATGGGGTTATTGAGCAATGATAACCCCTTAACGAATGAACCAGCTTCCATGAATGGAAACAGCCTGGACTTTGGGACAAAGGGTAAAACTGTTATTTCGTCCCATAAATCTGGTGTGCTTACTTTGCATGATGTATTTACTAAAGAATCTCTTTTACAAATGCCCAGTATATTCATGGAACCATGTAATAGTGTAATTGTTAATCCACAAGATAACAACTACGTGTATGCAGGATATGAAAACGGGTCTATCCTCATATGGGATATTCGTTCGAATACAGTTCCATTGGAGGAAGTCGTTATCAATAAAGGTATTGCTATAAATgcattaaaatattatgataataaacTGGCAATTTCTTCAGGAACTGATACAAGCTTATTGCTAGACTTAGATAGTTCAGGTTCACAATTCCAGAATTATATCCCTACTTTTCTTGTAAACGATGATTGTCAAGTTACTTCTTTTGCTACAGACTCCAAGAAAATCTATATAGTGGGTAATAATAGTTTCTGGGCTAGTTTCAAACTTTGA
- the BAT1 gene encoding branched-chain-amino-acid transaminase BAT1 (similar to Saccharomyces cerevisiae BAT2 (YJR148W) and BAT1 (YHR208W); ancestral locus Anc_4.389): MLGRQTLKLRPTLGSQFSHITRSLATAPLDASRLQVTPISHPSTPKPNDQLVFGKTFTDHMLTVEWTKENGWDAPQIKPYANLSLPPSACVFHYAFELFEGLKAYRTPDNKITMFRPDMNMARMNKSAARICLPTFQSEELVKLMGKLIEQDKHLVPQGQGYSLYIRPTLIGTTAALGVSTPDKALLFVICSPVGPYYKTGFKAVRLEATDYATRAWPGGVGDKKLGANYAPCILPQLQAAERGYQQNLWLFGPEKNITEVGTMNVFFVFQNKATGKKELVTAPLDGTILEGVTRDSVLALAREKLDPNEWEVNERYYSITEVAEKAQKGELLEAFGSGTAAVVSPIKEIGWNGQAIHVPLLPGEQSGPLTKDVAKWIADIQYGKEKHGNWSKVVADLN, translated from the coding sequence ATGTTGGGTAGACAAACTCTGAAACTAAGACCAACTCTTGGTTCCCAATTTTCACATATAACAAGGTCTCTAGCAACTGCTCCATTAGATGCATCCAGACTTCAAGTAACTCCAATCTCCCATCCATCTACTCCAAAACCAAATGATCAATTAGTCTTCGGTAAGACATTCACAGATCACATGTTGACCGTTGAATGGACCAAAGAAAACGGTTGGGATGCTCCACAAATTAAACCATACGCAAACTTATCCCTACCACCCTCCGCTTGTGTATTCCATTACGCATTCGAATTATTCGAAGGGTTAAAAGCATACCGTACCCCAGATAACAAAATCACCATGTTCCGTCCAGACATGAACATGGCCAGAATGAACAAATCAGCAGCAAGAATTTGTTTACCAACTTTCCAATCTGAAGAATTAGTTAAACTAATGGGTAAATTGATTGAACAAGATAAACATTTAGTACCACAGGGACAAGGTTATTCTCTATACATTAGACCGACTTTAATCGGTACCACTGCTGCCCTTGGGGTAAGTACCCCTGATAAGGCATTATTATTCGTCATTTGTTCACCTGTTGGACCATACTATAAGACTGGTTTCAAAGCAGTTAGATTGGAAGCTACAGATTATGCAACAAGAGCTTGGCCAGGTGGTGTAGGTGATAAGAAATTGGGGGCTAATTATGCTCCTTGTATATTACCACAATTACAAGCCGCTGAAAGAGGTTATCAACAAAACTTATGGTTGTTTGGTCCTGAAAAGAATATCACTGAAGTTGGTACCATGAATGTATTCTTTGTGTTCCAAAATAAGGCTACCGGGAAAAAGGAATTGGTTACTGCTCCTTTGGATGGAACTATCTTGGAAGGTGTCACTAGAGATTCTGTATTAGCATTGGCAAGAGAAAAATTGGATCCAAATGAATGGGAAGTCAATGAACGTTATTATTCTATCACTGAAGTCGCTGAAAAGGCTCAAAAGGGTGAACTTTTGGAAGCTTTCGGTTCAGGTACCGCTGCGGTTGTGTCTCCAATTAAGGAAATCGGTTGGAATGGTCAAGCCATTCATGTCCCATTATTACCTGGTGAACAATCTGGTCCATTGACTAAGGATGTGGCTAAATGGATCGCTGATATTCAATATGGTAAAGAAAAGCATGGTAACTGGTCAAAAGTCGTCGCCGATTTGAATTAG
- the NDAI0D03480 gene encoding uncharacterized protein (ancestral locus Anc_4.121), protein MSIENRTTARVIKRKRLIKSCKYCYTHKLKCNKEKPCSKCIAVGLIDECIYGFDKGELQNHDSTSHSESTTPSPKLPLSSNSGKVRKIKTTNKTSSPLKSKYLYPFFTNSVNDENISSVASNDTEELSSKMSKNAITTFDRFVPHLFAITLEDIINLIPDSLEVALSQIDTYFETIHPIIPVLDRSLVRQKLIGIYNSIQSGTDLSISNLLLIMSIFFCSSYSIVASSIIPDLLLCNKYYQSHKYLLELSVFPTRPTLESLQSFLIVNFIQDPNMTEAIGYSVMLVRIAQQLGVEKKLMEHSTKQEDNIQEEEYQHLKLLWSYLLYIEGSASVVYGLPFMSEKFNPDWPMEKIPTCLESIPLEFTIGRLIINAAFYDIMEHKKYVEMKEDHEKLRCVYAKIERLNNQLSGRNFPHSNYFINTLKVFLYRLYLKYFGLLGLYSAGSKNNDNDNDKRKNCAQQQQQLKKNNKNDITWILKSEQVYPDSVIEGSLLLLFSTLKRLIEKDTDKFLWYTRGSTVMQYLFIILKDIYENPKKIYLIEGDDDVKDSLFCNSMDKDVHDVIKRAPVFYRYLLIEQAMNLLELKLAPLWKKDDIYKFMLVRTVKEKVWEIHSNFISSNESLRDELNSSTIFIESRQNIKNLETSVNFEEYLKQWEIDRKKLDTRIPNGNDIDTDGDVNVPTGHIVGSSLEAEQILIDWLSEFDVKTT, encoded by the coding sequence ATGTCCATCGAGAACCGTACTACTGCTCGAGTTATTAAACGAAAGAGGCTTATTAAGTCATGTAAATATTGTTACACTCACAAATTGAAGTGTAATAAAGAGAAACCATGCTCCAAATGCATTGCAGTTGGCTTAATTGACGAATGTATTTACGGTTTTGATAAAGGTGAACTCCAGAATCATGATTCCACGTCTCATTCAGAATCAACGACTCCAAGTCCAAAACTACCACTCTCATCAAACAGTGGGAAggtaagaaaaataaaaactaCAAACAAGACTTCTTCACCTCTCAAATCCAAGTATTTATATCCATTTTTTACGAATTCTGTCAATGATGAAAACATTTCTTCTGTTGCATCAAATGACACAGAAGAATTGTCATCAAAGATGAGCAAGAATGCCATTACTACGTTCGACAGATTTGTCCCCCATCTTTTTGCAATAACACTAGAGGATATAATCAATCTGATACCTGATTCCTTAGAGGTTGCCTTATCTCAAATTGACACATATTTTGAAACGATACATCCAATAATCCCCGTATTAGATCGAAGCCTTGTCCGCCAAAAATTGATTGGTATTTATAACTCAATCCAATCAGGGACAGATTTATCTATctcaaatttattactaATCATGTCCATATTTTTCTGTTCATCATATTCCATCGTTGCATCATCAATTATCCCTGATTTATTACtttgtaataaatattatcaaagtcataaatatttattggaGTTATCTGTGTTCCCAACAAGGCCTACTTTAGAATCTTTACAATCATTTCTTATTgttaatttcattcaagATCCTAACATGACGGAAGCCATTGGTTACTCAGTGATGTTGGTTCGAATAGCACAACAATTAGGTGTTGAGAAGAAACTTATGGAACATTCTACCAAGCAGGAGGACAATATACAGGAGGAAGAATATcaacatttgaaattacTTTGGTCCTATTTATTGTATATTGAAGGTTCTGCGTCGGTAGTTTATGGATTACCATTTATgtctgaaaaattcaacCCAGATTGGCCTATGGAGAAAATTCCAACATGTTTGGAAAGCATTCCCTTAGAATTTACCATAGGTCgattaattattaatgcTGCGTTTTATGATATTATGGAacataaaaaatatgttgAGATGAAAGAGGATCACGAGAAATTACGTTGTGTATATGCTAAGATTGAAAGgttaaataatcaattatCTGGGAGAAACTTCCCTCATTccaattattttattaacaCTTTGAAAGTGTTTTTATATCgattatatttgaaatattttggatTACTTGGATTATATTCTGCTGGATCAAAAaacaatgataatgataatgataaaaggAAGAACTGTgcacaacaacaacaacaattgaaaaagaataataaaaacgATATTACATGGATTTTGAAATCTGAACAAGTATATCCAGATAGTGTCATTGAAGGATCtttacttttattattttctactTTGAAAAGGTTAATTGAAAAGGATactgataaatttttatgGTATACGAGAGGTTCCACGGTGATGCAAtatcttttcattatattgaaGGATATTTATGAAAACCcgaagaaaatttatttaatcgagggtgatgatgatgtcaAGGACTCcttattttgtaattcaatGGATAAAGATGTTCATGATGTAATTAAGAGGGCTCCAGTATTTTATAGATATCTGTTAATTGAACAAGCTatgaatttattagaattaaaaTTGGCACCACTTTGGAAAAAAGATGACATTTATAAATTCATGCTTGTTAGGACAGTTAAGGAGAAAGTTTGGGAGATACATTccaattttatttcctCTAATGAATCCCTTAGAGACGAATTAAACTCATCAACGATTTTTATAGAAAGTAgacaaaatataaaaaatttggaaacaagtgtaaattttgaagaatatttaaaacaATGGGAGATAGATaggaaaaaattagataCTCGGATACCCAATGGTAATGATATTGACACTGACGGGGATGTTAATGTACCAACGGGTCATATTGTTGGTTCATCACTTGAAGCGGAACaaattttaattgattGGTTATCTGAATTTGATGTAAAGACGACATGA